Proteins encoded together in one Alteribacter keqinensis window:
- a CDS encoding GNAT family N-acetyltransferase — translation MHRTIIRTIEPEDLSMLKAAFITRGLDRDKEYFERCLEENKYNERITLLAFYNNTLAGCCQMKCHSEYSYFKEKHIPEISDLIVFPEFRRNGIATVIMDELERIAAKHHNYVGLGVGLYKDYSTAMHIYLKRGYLPDRQGITYDNDSVEPGTKVMVDDQLLMYFVKGLRNE, via the coding sequence ATGCACCGGACAATTATTCGTACAATCGAACCAGAAGATTTATCGATGCTCAAAGCAGCGTTTATTACACGCGGTCTTGATCGTGATAAAGAATACTTTGAACGCTGCCTTGAAGAAAACAAATATAATGAAAGAATTACCCTGCTGGCTTTTTATAATAATACTCTTGCGGGCTGCTGCCAGATGAAATGTCATTCTGAATATTCCTATTTTAAAGAAAAGCATATTCCTGAAATCAGTGATTTGATTGTATTTCCAGAATTCCGGCGTAATGGCATTGCAACGGTTATAATGGATGAACTTGAACGAATAGCAGCAAAGCATCATAACTATGTAGGGCTGGGCGTCGGTTTATACAAGGATTACAGTACGGCAATGCACATTTATTTGAAACGGGGTTACTTGCCGGACCGGCAAGGTATAACGTATGATAATGATTCTGTTGAACCCGGAACAAAGGTGATGGTTGATGATCAGCTGCTTATGTATTTTGTAAAAGGTCTTCGTAATGAATAA
- a CDS encoding ABC transporter permease produces the protein MKLTDQIQFVSRNMKKNKLRIFMTILATTMGCSFLIVLASIGFGLQNSLMEEASSHQPLTQIDVNGKMIDDEYHPMSEEWLGDVKNTEGIQSVVPQSRIDSFTEITLDNKYRGNVDGIITDFEAEKESNLRLSEGRFPDNDNEIIAGYHVHEILYEFNAETGEYPDDESTELTAFNDSLIGETVLFTIAGENENTPYSEEFTIVGIVDEPSRDWLQDWSLYLGESKREEILALTGQEGMYNSVTAHVAGVDQVEDATNGLKEQGFMVYSISEELKGMNIFFTAFKAGLIFIGTIAVLIASIGIFNTMTMAVTERTHEIGVMKALGANPSAIKRMFLMESASIGLLGSLFGVGIAYVVSVGANLFIPMILEATTGAEGINITFSYIPFQLVMIATGISVAVAMLSGFRPAAKATRVNVLSALRREA, from the coding sequence TTGAAGCTAACTGATCAAATTCAATTTGTTTCAAGAAACATGAAGAAAAACAAGCTTCGAATCTTTATGACCATACTGGCCACGACAATGGGATGCTCTTTTCTTATCGTGTTGGCCTCAATCGGATTCGGGTTGCAAAACAGTCTGATGGAAGAAGCTTCGAGTCATCAGCCACTGACTCAAATTGATGTAAACGGCAAAATGATCGATGATGAATATCATCCAATGTCAGAGGAGTGGCTTGGTGATGTTAAAAACACCGAAGGTATCCAGTCGGTCGTTCCTCAATCCAGAATAGATTCATTTACAGAAATAACCCTGGATAACAAGTATAGAGGAAACGTAGATGGTATTATTACAGACTTCGAGGCGGAAAAAGAGAGTAATCTGAGACTATCAGAAGGACGTTTTCCGGATAATGATAACGAAATAATTGCCGGATATCATGTTCATGAAATTTTATATGAATTTAATGCAGAAACAGGGGAGTATCCTGATGATGAGAGCACAGAACTTACTGCTTTTAATGATAGCTTAATCGGAGAAACTGTTTTATTTACTATTGCCGGTGAGAATGAAAATACTCCGTACTCTGAAGAGTTTACGATTGTTGGCATAGTAGATGAACCTTCAAGAGACTGGCTGCAGGATTGGAGTTTATATTTAGGAGAGAGTAAGCGTGAAGAAATATTAGCGTTAACGGGGCAGGAAGGCATGTACAACAGTGTAACAGCCCATGTAGCAGGTGTAGACCAGGTCGAAGATGCCACAAATGGTCTGAAAGAACAGGGGTTCATGGTTTATTCCATATCAGAAGAATTGAAAGGAATGAATATTTTTTTTACGGCTTTTAAGGCTGGATTGATATTTATTGGAACAATAGCGGTCCTTATCGCTTCGATTGGCATATTTAATACGATGACGATGGCTGTAACGGAACGTACACATGAAATTGGAGTGATGAAAGCGCTGGGAGCAAACCCTTCAGCAATAAAACGAATGTTTCTAATGGAGAGTGCTTCAATCGGCCTTCTTGGTTCTTTGTTTGGTGTCGGAATCGCTTATGTTGTCAGTGTGGGGGCTAATCTATTTATCCCAATGATCCTTGAGGCAACTACAGGGGCAGAGGGGATTAACATTACCTTTTCTTATATTCCATTCCAGCTGGTAATGATAGCAACAGGAATCAGTGTGGCTGTTGCTATGCTGTCAGGGTTCAGACCTGCAGCAAAAGCAACACGCGTTAACGTATTATCTGCCTTAAGACGCGAGGCGTAA
- a CDS encoding ABC transporter ATP-binding protein, whose translation MIKVEHLHYSYVIGKKGKQSSVPVLKDVCFEINKGEIVSIIGRSGSGKSTVLNLLSGYIKADSGKLTINSTDVTDLNEKQWAKFRLDHFGFIFQNYELIPGLTAFENVELPLTLKGIDRKTREGKAHEMIQKVGLSEHKGHYPNELSGGQQQRVSIARALITEPMMILADEPTGSLDSETEAEVLSLIKQLNKDQQITFLIITHDQEVANIGNRTLKIHDGMMKQEGGVYFEAN comes from the coding sequence ATGATAAAGGTGGAGCATCTGCATTATTCTTATGTGATCGGGAAGAAAGGAAAGCAATCGTCTGTACCTGTATTAAAGGATGTATGCTTTGAAATAAATAAAGGAGAAATTGTTTCCATCATAGGCAGGAGCGGTTCCGGGAAGTCGACGGTACTTAATTTACTGTCCGGCTACATAAAAGCAGATTCCGGAAAGCTTACGATTAACAGTACAGATGTTACTGACTTAAACGAAAAACAATGGGCAAAGTTCCGGCTGGATCATTTCGGATTCATCTTTCAAAATTATGAATTGATTCCCGGGCTTACAGCTTTTGAAAATGTGGAACTGCCCCTCACATTAAAAGGAATTGACAGAAAGACAAGAGAAGGGAAAGCCCATGAAATGATTCAAAAAGTGGGGTTATCCGAACATAAGGGGCACTATCCAAACGAACTTTCAGGCGGGCAGCAGCAACGGGTATCTATTGCAAGAGCTCTTATTACAGAACCGATGATGATTCTGGCAGATGAGCCTACAGGAAGTCTCGATTCAGAAACAGAGGCAGAAGTGCTCAGCCTGATTAAACAGTTAAACAAGGACCAGCAGATCACTTTTCTGATTATTACTCACGATCAAGAAGTTGCAAACATTGGAAATCGCACCCTTAAAATCCATGATGGAATGATGAAGCAGGAAGGCGGCGTGTACTTTGAAGCTAACTGA